CGTCTAATATTATGGTTTGCTTCTCAGCTAATGGTCATAACATTACTGTCGTTGGTGATGGAACAGTTAATATTACACCGCGATAGATGAATTGTGTCTATGATTACTTGTAGTTATTGTTCTATGGCAATTTATCTTGAATAATGGTATGTTCCCACTTTTTTGTCGTTGTTAACAGGTCTTGCAGATCGTTATGGTCTCTTACTAATACAATTTCTTCGCTTTCTGAGTCATAGCTGATAAAGCCCATATCGACCAGCTTTGGAAGATCGACATGATGAAGGTGTGTCAATAACTCTACTTCTGTTACGTCTTTGCCGACTGCTTCACCGAGAGTACAAAGTTCTGTAACCAGCTTATCAAGCGTGATTTCCTTTTGTTCTATTAGTAGATAGAGAGTCCATCGTCTATAGTGCGGCGTCAGCGTTCGTAGCACATCATCAAGCTCTGTCTCTTTGGTTGTGTTTGTCATTGTTTTCATTCTCCTATTCTAGGGGTCGAAGGGCGATCTGCAACCCTCGCCGGCGCTCTTCATCCAGCAACGGCTTGCCTGCCAACGGCGCATCCAGATTCACCGGCGCCCCCACTCCCGGCTCATGCGGCGTTCCCACCCCATACTGGTTGTTCGCGAACGTCCAGTCCACCCACTCCTCGCCCACGTTCACCTGGCGATACGGCACCGGCTCGTAGCCCTCGTTCGCCACGTTCGCCACCGGCTCCGACCCCTCGATCTCATGCATGAACCGGTTGTTCTCCGTTACATACTCGTCTTCCGGATACCCACGGAACACGATCGCCTGGGCGTTCTGGCCCTGAATATTCTCCGTGAACGCGAACGTACACCGGCGGACTTCCACTCGATCGCCCGCCGTCAAATTCCCTTCATCCCCGTTCTCCGCCAGCGTATGCATATCCACCGCGTGCGACGTTGTGATCGGCCCGAACACCGAGTCCTCGAGCGTATACCCACACTCGGGATGGCCGAACCCGCTAATCGCGTGGCGCGTCGCGTTGAAATAACTCATCTCGATCCGCGGATGCCCGTTGAAAATGTCGATGACATACCCTGCTCCCACCATCATGCAATCATGTCCGTAGATATGATGGATATGTGGCGAGACGGGGAGTGACGCCGCCCCGACCGCAATCGCCTGGACGGGCCAGCCGTAGAGCTCGCAGTTATCGATCTCAATCTCGTCGCTCACCAGGCGGAGCCCACGAGCATAGCGCTCCTGGCGCATCGCCTGGCGATCGGCGTACGTCGCGCCATCGTCCAACGGGATATACCCTGGGTACGCAGGATTGTCGTTGTAATCGTAGAACGGCCCACGGTAGCGCACGCCGCTGATACGAGCATTCCCGCGAACGGTGATCACGCCACGACCGTTCGACCCGCCGTCCCAGGCGGGCGAATCGGCACCGCGATCGCTCGTATAGAGGAGGGCACCGGGTGAGCCGTCGTCCCCGCGATCGGAGATGATCGTCTGATCGGCGAGTTCGTAATCCCGTCCTGAGAGGTCGATGCGAGTATGGCCTTCGATGCCGATGACATCGGCGGTGCTGTTGAGTGCACTGACGAACGCGTCCTGGTCGTCGACGATGACGTCGGCGTCGTCGAGGCTGATGTCGGCGTGGTAGCCGGTGCCGCCGGCGATTGGGCGATCGTGAAGGGCTTCTTGGATGCGTTGGTTGGTGAAGTAGTCTGGCATGAGTGTTGTATGGTGTGGGTTGGTCTGAGGTAGTGTTGGAGTGCGATTTCAGCCGTTAGAGGTGAGCGTCCTCGTGGGCGGCGACGTGCAGATCGAAGTAGTAGTACCAGTAGCGGTTACTCTCGTATCCGGGTTTCGCCCCACCGTAGAGCTCAAGGCCGTCGCGACTCTGACTTTCCCATCCGCTCCACGCGCTGCGTCGCAGCGGGAAGCCCCCGTCGCGCGTGAGGAGGTACTCGCCGGGCTCAAGGGCCATATCGAGGTCGATCTCGTTGATCCCGGCGTCGACCGTAATATCACGTTCCTGGACGGGATCGAACTGGTTGTTGCCGTCATAGTTGGCGACGACGGCGGTGAAGGTACCGGATTGGTCGGCATCGACGGTGGCGCTGCCGAGATGGATGGGGTGGTCGGTTTCGAAGTGGATGCCCCAGCGGCTGGCGCCGTGTTGTTGGCCACGGACGGCGGAGCCGATGCGGCGGGCGGGGAATTCGAGGGCGTCGGCAGCGCGTTCGAGGCGCCCGAGGACCTCGTCGAACGCGCGGAGGTCGACGTTCCCCTCGGTGGCGTTTTCGAGTTCGACGACGGGGTCGGTGGGTTCAGGTGAGGTTTGTGCGGCGGCGGTGGTGGTGGCGAGGCCGGCGGCGCCGAGAGCGCCGATGAAGGTACGGCGGGTCCAGTGATGATTCGAGTCGGTGGTGTCTGCGGGGGTTTGGTCAGCCATATCTACGATTTGTGAAAGTAGAGACACACATATATTTTTAATCTGACTAAGGTCTCACTAAGGCGGTTACTAAGTGGTAACGTTGATCTCGACGGGGAGAAATAATCGCGTTTCAACAATACTAACAGCAATTTTAGCACTTCCTGTCAAGAAGAACTAATTGGTCGAGATAATCGCTATGCAACCAATTTACTCTCTATCAGCCGTAGGAATAACAATCACTCCTCTATCACTCTCCGTATCAATTACCTGTACCACATCGACTAATTGATATCTAGAATTCTCTTATTATGTTAGCTATATAAAATGGAAAACAGCTGTGCGGCTACAGTGCGGTCCGAAACAACGTTCACCGATAGGGCGGATTTTGCTTGGTATCAGACGACAGTTATTGCTCTTGCTCCCGTCTATATCGTTGTGATGCTGACTCTTCAAGTGTTATTAGAACGATAGAGATTAAACTAGCTAAGAATAAGCAAAGGACCATAGTTCAAAGAAAGAGGAAAAGTTACCGCCGATGCAATCTGATTATCGAGATTCGTTCGGCTGACCCGTATCACTAGCCCCTGCATGGGGGTTGTTAGTTGATGTACCGGACCACATAGCGGTCGGTGAGAGGCGCAAAATGGGAAGAACTGCGAGTGCAGCGCTACAAACGGCGATCACTATAGCACCAGCAAGTGATAGGAGAATGATTCCTGGTGGAACGTCAGTCATCAATTGAACACCAAAGACGCTCAGTAGGCCTAAGGCATTCAGAATGACGAGTGCGATAAGTGCACCCATTGCTGCGAGAACAACGGCTGGAATGGCCAGTTTGCAGGCATCAGTGACGATAATACGCAACACCCGCATTCGACGTGCTCCTGTGGATCGGTAGACCGCGATCGCCTTCCGGCGAGCATGAACTGCTTGCGTAAACGCTGCTGTTGTACTGCCGATCGTCATCAGACCGGCAAGAACGATCATTGTCGCAAACAGTATCTGA
The DNA window shown above is from Halalkalicoccus jeotgali B3 and carries:
- a CDS encoding DUF7344 domain-containing protein; its protein translation is MTNTTKETELDDVLRTLTPHYRRWTLYLLIEQKEITLDKLVTELCTLGEAVGKDVTEVELLTHLHHVDLPKLVDMGFISYDSESEEIVLVRDHNDLQDLLTTTKKWEHTIIQDKLP